The genomic region CGCATCGACCGGGCGTTGCCTTATATTACTCCCATAAAGGGCATGGACAGAACAGTATTCGCACGAGAAACGGCAGCCGCGGCCGAACTGGACCAAAGTAACCGGCAGATACCGCTTGCCCTTAAATATGCTCCGGTCGAACTGAAGCCGGTCCAGGGAAGGATACCGTTTTTCGTAAACCGGTTTGAGCTTCTTTCCCCTCGCATCGCGGACCACTTCGTGCCAAACGCCTTCCGCATCGCCAATAACCACAGAATCTACAAAACGGAGGGCCTCCCGTGGACATAGGGTGGGATGAATACCTCCGGCAATGACCGGGACTCCGCGCAGGTGATATTGAGCGGCAATCTGGTAAGCCGATTTCGCGGTAAACGTATCGATGGTCAGGACAGCCAGATCAGTCGGCTCATCAAACGGGATTACCTCAATACGCTGGTCATAAAGCACGCGGTCAATATCCGGCGGGGTTAGCCCGGATAGTATGGCAAACACCAGCGGCTCAATCGAATCTCCGGCGACACCGGCCGGAATCAGGCTGGGGCGTATATAGGTAAATTTCATCGGCCTAATATTTAATAAATAAACGGAATGAGTTTTTTGGTCTTTTCCATAAATCTCAGGTATTCTGCCTGGAAGCAGGTAATCATCAATTGTTCCTCCAGCTTAATCCGGCGGTGATAACCCAGGAACGAAAGAGCAAGAATAACCGCCAGACCTGCCCAGATCCCGAGGCCTAAACCAAAGCCTGTGAAGGCGAGCAGAGCTCCCGTATATGCAGGGTGTCGAATAAAGCGATACGGCCCCCGGTCAACGACCTTTTGACCGTCCTGGATTGCCAGCACGGTCCGGAAATATTTACCGAGAGACCAGAATGCCCACCAACGGAGGACGGCACCGGCGAGCACAACGGAGGTACCGATTAAATATCTATGATCCTGACCTATCGGAATCCTGGGCAGGTCAGTTTGTTGAATAATTACACATATAACCAGTGCCGCAATCAGAAGCGAAAACAAATGGAGACCGCTACTTTTGTCTTCAGTCGCATCGACTCTGGCCCTGTCGCGGAAGTTAAGCCATAATTCAAAAGACAGCCAGA from Dehalococcoidales bacterium harbors:
- a CDS encoding isoprenylcysteine carboxylmethyltransferase family protein; amino-acid sequence: MSVAFAFIASGFVWLSFELWLNFRDRARVDATEDKSSGLHLFSLLIAALVICVIIQQTDLPRIPIGQDHRYLIGTSVVLAGAVLRWWAFWSLGKYFRTVLAIQDGQKVVDRGPYRFIRHPAYTGALLAFTGFGLGLGIWAGLAVILALSFLGYHRRIKLEEQLMITCFQAEYLRFMEKTKKLIPFIY